The following coding sequences lie in one Pseudomonas monsensis genomic window:
- a CDS encoding helix-turn-helix domain-containing protein: MAHSQPTVALAPASQSRKSGIGGLSPQRERHVKQLILERLGESLEVAELARACALSRSHFSRAFKCSTGFSPQDWIRSQRLARAKLLIQHTDLSLTQISLECGFCDQAHFCHMFTRSEGINPFAWRCQVMRDVQNSRTKPGRF; the protein is encoded by the coding sequence ATGGCTCACTCGCAACCCACCGTCGCCCTCGCCCCTGCCAGTCAATCGCGCAAAAGCGGGATTGGCGGACTCAGCCCGCAACGTGAACGACACGTCAAACAACTGATTCTCGAGCGTCTGGGCGAAAGCCTGGAAGTCGCCGAACTGGCCCGTGCCTGTGCGCTGTCGCGCAGCCACTTCTCCCGCGCCTTCAAATGCAGCACGGGGTTTTCGCCACAAGACTGGATCCGTAGCCAGCGCCTGGCCCGGGCCAAGTTGCTGATCCAGCACACCGACCTGAGCCTGACGCAAATCAGCCTGGAATGCGGCTTCTGTGACCAGGCACACTTCTGTCACATGTTCACCCGCAGCGAAGGGATCAATCCGTTTGCCTGGCGCTGTCAGGTCATGCGGGACGTGCAAAACAGCCGAACAAAACCCGGTCGATTTTGA
- a CDS encoding LysR family transcriptional regulator yields MNRNDLRRVDMNLLVIFEALMFEKNLTRVAEKLFMGQPAVSAALGRLRDLFDDPLLLRNGRAMEPTARALAILKELQPAMDVISGAVSRAKEFDPASSCEVFRIGLSDDAEFGLFPPLLRQLQEDAPGIVVVVRRANYLLMPALLASGEISVGVSYTTDLPANAKRKKLRDIPCKVLRGDNRPGPLTLDEYCERPHAMVSFSGDLSGNIDLDLAKLGRTRRVVLGVPQFSGLRALLAGTEMIATVPDYAACALVEGCALRAEDPPFPIDAAQLSMAWSGVHDNDPAERWLRSRISQFMAAPLNIPAI; encoded by the coding sequence ATGAACCGTAATGATCTGCGCCGCGTCGACATGAACCTGTTGGTGATTTTCGAAGCGTTGATGTTCGAAAAGAACCTGACCCGCGTCGCCGAAAAACTGTTCATGGGCCAGCCCGCCGTGAGCGCGGCGCTGGGCCGCTTGCGCGATCTGTTCGATGATCCGTTGCTGTTGCGCAACGGCCGCGCGATGGAGCCGACCGCCCGCGCACTGGCGATTCTCAAGGAGTTGCAACCGGCGATGGACGTGATCTCCGGCGCGGTCAGCCGGGCCAAGGAGTTCGACCCGGCGAGCAGTTGCGAGGTGTTTCGCATCGGCCTGTCGGACGACGCCGAGTTCGGTCTGTTTCCGCCCTTGCTGCGCCAGTTGCAGGAAGATGCACCGGGTATCGTCGTGGTGGTGCGCCGTGCCAATTACCTGTTGATGCCGGCGTTATTGGCCTCCGGGGAAATTTCCGTTGGCGTCAGTTACACCACCGATCTGCCGGCCAACGCCAAACGCAAAAAGCTGCGCGACATTCCCTGCAAGGTGCTGCGTGGCGATAACCGGCCCGGGCCACTGACGCTGGACGAATACTGCGAGCGGCCGCATGCGATGGTGTCGTTTTCCGGCGACCTGAGCGGCAATATCGATCTGGATCTGGCCAAGCTCGGCCGCACCCGCCGTGTGGTCCTTGGCGTGCCGCAATTCAGCGGCTTGCGGGCGTTGCTCGCCGGCACCGAAATGATCGCCACCGTGCCGGATTACGCGGCGTGCGCGTTGGTTGAGGGCTGTGCCTTGCGCGCTGAAGACCCGCCGTTCCCGATTGATGCCGCGCAATTGTCGATGGCCTGGAGCGGGGTGCATGACAACGATCCGGCAGAGCGTTGGTTGCGCTCGCGGATCAGCCAGTTCATGGCCGCGCCGTTGAATATTCCAGCGATTTAA
- a CDS encoding DoxX family protein: MNVSQRDERAQDVGLLFLRVSGGLFLLWVHGLPKLLDFTAQLQLIEDPFHLGAHLTLMLAIFAEVLCPLLIVAGVLARLACLPILFVLLVALLLVHPQWSVAEGQFGWLLLILFATVFIAGPGRLALNVRLPGVLRYA, translated from the coding sequence ATGAACGTTTCACAACGCGATGAACGAGCGCAGGACGTCGGTTTGCTGTTTCTGCGGGTCAGTGGCGGGTTGTTTCTGCTGTGGGTGCACGGTTTGCCCAAGCTGCTGGACTTCACGGCCCAACTGCAACTGATCGAAGACCCGTTCCACCTCGGCGCCCACCTCACCCTGATGCTGGCGATCTTCGCCGAAGTGCTCTGTCCGCTACTGATCGTCGCCGGGGTGCTGGCGCGTTTGGCCTGCTTGCCTATTCTGTTTGTGCTGCTGGTGGCGTTGTTGCTCGTGCACCCGCAATGGAGTGTGGCCGAGGGGCAGTTCGGCTGGTTGCTGTTGATCCTGTTTGCCACTGTGTTTATCGCCGGGCCGGGACGGCTGGCGCTCAATGTTCGCTTGCCCGGAGTACTGCGTTATGCCTGA
- a CDS encoding antibiotic biosynthesis monooxygenase, whose translation MPEVLSQKAPGADETVTLIIKHQVKAGFESAYEAWLRNIVRVAGQREGHLGVDVVRGKRGRLDFYTCVLRFRSTEAMQGWLESPQRQALVAEAAPMLAYGDQTEVAPINEFWFAPLADAASPPPRWKQAVITLLVILPHTLLVPLIWGPLLALHPILSNYVVATFLITLTIVLSVVYVFMPRVTRLFAPWLEASQAHEHLDSQKPQAR comes from the coding sequence ATGCCTGAAGTCCTTAGTCAAAAAGCACCGGGGGCAGACGAAACGGTCACCTTGATCATCAAGCATCAGGTCAAGGCCGGTTTCGAGTCGGCCTATGAAGCCTGGCTGCGCAATATCGTGCGCGTGGCGGGGCAGCGTGAAGGCCATCTGGGCGTGGACGTGGTGCGTGGCAAGCGCGGCCGTCTCGACTTCTACACCTGCGTGCTGCGTTTCAGATCTACCGAAGCGATGCAAGGGTGGCTGGAGTCGCCGCAGCGTCAGGCACTGGTCGCCGAAGCCGCGCCGATGCTCGCCTATGGCGACCAGACCGAAGTGGCGCCGATCAACGAATTCTGGTTCGCGCCACTGGCCGACGCCGCCTCGCCACCGCCGCGCTGGAAGCAGGCAGTGATCACGCTGCTGGTGATTCTGCCGCACACCTTGCTGGTGCCGCTGATCTGGGGGCCGTTGCTGGCGCTGCATCCCATTCTTTCCAACTACGTGGTCGCCACGTTCCTGATCACCCTGACCATCGTGCTGTCGGTGGTGTACGTATTCATGCCTCGCGTCACGCGATTGTTTGCGCCTTGGCTCGAAGCGAGTCAGGCCCATGAGCACCTTGATTCTCAAAAACCTCAGGCGCGCTGA